From a single Stigmatopora nigra isolate UIUO_SnigA chromosome 21, RoL_Snig_1.1, whole genome shotgun sequence genomic region:
- the galnt12 gene encoding polypeptide N-acetylgalactosaminyltransferase 12 — MAFCRRKRLKLFLIGVASLAFLFVYLGDFSGELHADASVDLHEENEVDLKRPVYEKPPLVPDAPGELGKAVELKLNAEEKLKEEESLSKHQINIYVSDRISLHRRLPERWNPLCKDVHYDYRSLPTTSVVIAFYNEAWSTLLRTVHSVLETTPDILLKELILVDDYSDRDHLKEPLENYLSNLRKVRLIRATQREGLVRARLLGGSIATGDVLTFLDCHCECHEGWMEPLLQRIKEEPTAVVCPIIDSIDWNTFKYLGHPGDPQVGGFNWGMVFTWHYIPDREMKQRRSPIDVVRSPTMAGGLFAILKSYFTYLGTYDTGMEVWGGENLEFSFRIWQCGGSLEVHPCSHVGHVFPRKAPYPRGKALANSVRAAEVWLDEHKEIYYHRNPHARKEYFGDVSERRQLREKLGCKSFKWYLDNIYPELRVPEDRPGFFGMLRSEGMTDFCFDYNPQSETNELGRRVTLYHCHGMGQNQFFEYSSSGEIHYNLKGSTACVEGDNISTYLTVQECSKNGESVLVNQKFLLREDGSLLHVASQKCVEALSQTDNGTPTLSLQPCSSTTLQIWSFHENL, encoded by the exons ATGGCCTTTTGTCGGCGGAAACGACTCAAACTTTTCCTCATCGGGGTCGCCTCATTGGCTTTTCTTTTCGTGTACTTGGGCGACTTCTCGGGGGAACTCCACGCTGACGCCAGCGTCGATTTGCACGAGGAGAACGAGGTGGATTTAAAGAGACCGGTGTATGAGAAACCCCCGCTGGTACCTGATGCCCCCGGTGAGTTGGGTAAAGCGGTAGAGTTGAAGTTGAACGCTGAAGAGAAGCTGAAAGAAGAGGAAAGCCTCTCCAAGCATCAAATCAATATCTATGTTAGTGACAGGATCTCACTACATCGACGTCTGCCTGAGAGGTGGAACCCACT GTGCAAAGATGTGCACTATGATTACCGGTCCCTGCCGACCACATCAGTGGTGATAGCTTTCTACAATGAGGCCTGGTCCACGTTGCTCAGAACTGTCCACAGTGTCTTGGAGACGACACCAGACATTCTGCTCAAAGAGCTGATCCTTGTCGACGACTACAGTGACAGAG aTCACTTAAAGGAACCTTTGGAGAACTACCTGTCCAATTTGCGGAAGGTGCGATTGATTCGGGCCACACAGCGGGAAGGCCTGGTCCGAGCCCGCCTCTTAGGGGGGTCCATTGCAACAGGCGATGTGCTGACTTTCCTTGATTGCCACTGCGAGTGCCATGAAGGGTGGATGGAACCTCTTCTCCAGAG AATAAAGGAGGAGCCAACGGCCGTGGTATGTCCCATCATCGATTCCATTGATTGGAACACCTTCAAATATCTCGGTCACCCTGGCGACCCTCAAGTCGGTGGCTTCAACTGGGGGATGGTCTTCACGTGGCATTACATCCCGGATCGTGAGATGAAACAAAGGCGTTCACCAATAGATGTTGTCAG GTCTCCCACTATGGCTGGTGGTTTGTTTGCCATTCTTAAGAGCTACTTCACCTACTTGGGCACGTATGACACGGGCATGGAGGTCTGGGGAGGAGAGAATCTGGAATTCTCCTTCCGG ATTTGGCAGTGCGGTGGGAGCTTGGAGGTCCACCCATGCTCGCACGTGGGCCACGTATTCCCCAGGAAAGCGCCATATCCGCGTGGCAAGGCTTTGGCCAACAGTGTGCGCGCTGCAGAAGTGTGGCTCGATGAGCACAAGGAGATCTACTACCATCGAAACCCACATGCACGAAAG GAATACTTTGGCGATGTGTCAGAGCGCCGGCAGCTGAGGGAAAAACTCGGATGCAAAAGCTTCAAGTGGTACTTGGATAACATTTACCCCGAGCTACGGGTCCCAGAAGACCGGCCCGGCTTTTTTGGGATG ctgaGAAGCGAGGGAATGACTGACTTTTGTTTTGACTACAACCCTCAAAGTGAGACTAATGAGCTTGGCCGAAGAGTCACTCTATACCACTGTCACGGGATGGGGCAGAACCAG TTCTTTGAGTATTCATCATCAGGTGAGATCCATTACAACCTGAAGGGCTCCACTGCCTGTGTAGAAGGAGACAACATTAGCACCTACTTGACAGTCCAGGAGTGCAGCAAAAATGGGGAGTCCGTACTCGTGAACCAAAAGTTTCTCCTCCGAGAG GATGGCAGCCTACTTCACGTGGCTAGCCAAAAGTGCGTTGAAGCACTTTCTCAGACGGACAATGGCACGCCGACGCTCTCTCTGCAGCCCTGTTCTTCCACTACACTCCAAATTTGGTCCTTTCATGAGAACCTCTAA
- the poc1bl gene encoding polypeptide N-acetylgalactosaminyltransferase 4, whose translation MMGRCSRKLGVLAKAFFLLWLLWLGYLLLALSPLPSSTSSVNTVALKPRKLDVENLAKPIYTKPPADSNTPGEWGRATNLNLNPEEKKQSEESVELYAINIFVSDKISLHRHIKDNRMSECRSKQFDYHHLPSTSVIITFYNEAWSTLLRTVHSVLETTPAILLKEVILIDDYSDKEYLKTQLAEYLSNLKRVRLIRTSKREGLVRARLIGGRVATGDVLTFLDCHCECVNGWIEPLLERIRQNPKTIMCPVIDTIDWNTFEFYMETGLPMRGGFDWRLTFQWHAVPEKERQRRKSRIDPIRSPTMAGGLFAVSKAYFQYLGTYDMSMEVWGGENLELSFRVWQCGGSLEIDPCSHVGHVFPKKAPYPRPKFLQNTVRAAEVWMDSYKEHFYKRNPPARKEKYGDISERLQLKEQLKCNSFRWYLTNIYPELHVPEDRDGWHGAVRSSGIPSQCLDYNAPDHNYTGSYLALFGCHGQGGNQYFEYTSRKEIRFNSVTELCAEVHHDKKAVGMRHCPGDHVSTPANIQWEFRDDKSIYHPHSDKCITAYRTPEGRAQIQMRPCEPLDRNQQWKFE comes from the exons ATGATGGGTCGCTGTTCACGTAAACTGGGCGTGCTGGCTAAAGCGTTCTTCCTTCTGTGGCTGCTGTGGTTGGGGTATCTCCTACTTGCCCTGTCCCCTTTACCCTCCTCAACATCCTCCGTCAACACGGTTGCGTTAAAGCCTCGGAAACTTGACGTGGAGAACCTGGCTAAGCCCATCTACACCAAGCCCCCGGCTGACAGTAATACCCCGGGTGAGTGGGGCCGGGCGACAAACCTCAACCTGAATCCGGAGGAGAAGAAACAATCGGAGGAGAGTGTGGAGCTTTATGCCATCAACATCTTTGTCAGCGACAAGATTTCGCTCCACAGACATATCAAAGACAATAGGATGTCtga GTGCCGCAGTAAGCAGTTTGACTACCACCATTTACCCAGCACATCGGTCATCATCACCTTCTACAACGAGGCTTGGTCCACCTTGCTTAGGACAGTCCACAGCGTCCTGGAGACGACGCCCGCCATTCTACTGAAGGAGGTCATCTTGATTGACGACTACAGCGATAAAG AGTATCTTAAAACGCAGTTGGCTGAATACCTCAGCAATCTGAAACGCGTTCGTCTCATCCGCACCAGCAAGCGTGAGGGTCTGGTCAGGGCCCGTCTCATTGGCGGCAGAGTCGCCACTGGTGATGTGCTCACCTTCCTGGACTGTCACTGCGAGTGTGTCAACGGCTGGATTGAGCCACTGTTGGAGAG gatcCGGCAGAATCCCAAAACCATCATGTGTCCTGTGATTGACACTATTGACTGGAACACTTTTGAGTTTTACATGGAGACGGGCTTGCCGATGAGGGGGGGCTTCGACTGGAGGCTCACATTCCAGTGGCATGCTGTACCTGAAAAAGAACGCCAACGCCGAAAATCACGCATTGATCCCATCAG GTCTCCAACAATGGCCGGTGGCTTATTTGCAGTTAGCAAGGCTTACTTTCAGTACCTGGGCACTTATGACATGAGCATGGAAGTGTGGGGCGGAGAGAATCTAGAGCTTTCTTTTCGG GTGTGGCAATGCGGTGGCAGCCTGGAAATCGACCCTTGCTCCCATGTGGGTCACGTGTTCCCCAAGAAAGCTCCGTACCCACGCCCCAAATTCCTACAGAACACAGTGCGGGCTGCTGAAGTGTGGATGGACTCTTATAAGGAACATTTCTACAAGAGGAACCCGCCTGCCAGAAAG gaGAAATACGGTGACATTTCCGAACGTCTGCAATTGAAAGAGCAGTTGAAGTGCAATTCTTTCCGCTGGTACCTTACCAACATATATCCAGAACTACACGTACCTGAGGACAGGGATGGCTGGCATGGTGCT gTACGCAGCTCAGGTATCCCTTCGCAGTGTTTGGACTACAACGCCCCGGACCACAATTACACTGGCTCATATCTTGCGCTATTTGGCTGTCACGGGCAGGGAGGCAACCAG TATTTCGAGTACACGTCCCGGAAGGAAATCCGCTTCAATTCAGTAACGGAGCTTTGCGCTGAGGTCCACCACGATAAGAAGGCTGTTGGCATGAGGCACTGCCCCGGCGACCACGTTTCCACGCCAGCCAACATCCAGTGGGAATTTCGAGAC GATAAAAGCATTTACCACCCTCACTCGGACAAGTGCATCACGGCTTACCGCACCCCTGAAGGTCGCGCTCAAATCCAGATGAGGCCCTGCGAACCGCTTGATCGAAACCAGCAGTGGAAGTTTGAGTAA